The genome window GCCTCCAGGTCGATCGATTAATAGCAAAGGTACAGGACCATATTTACCTGTTTGACATAAAGTCAAAGTTTCAAATGCTTCATCTTGAGTACCGAACCCCCCAGGAAAAAGGGCGATCGCATCACTTTCTCTCAGAAAAAATAGTTTACGAGTAAAGAAGTATTTAAAATTAATTAATTTATCGTCCCCATTAATTAAAGGATTTGCGCCTTGCTCAAAGGGTAGCTTAATATTTAAACCAAAAGAGTTGGCTCTTCCTGCACCTTCGTTCCCTGCCTGCATGATGCCTCCTCCTGCCCCTGTAATCACCATAAACCCAGCTTGAGTCATTCCACGAGCAAAATCAACCGCCATTTTATATTCAGCTTGTTGAGGCGAAGTTCTAGCAGAACCAAAAATAGCAATTTTGCGAGTGTGCCGGTAAGGATAAAACTTTTGAAAGCCCTGTTCCAAATCCTCTAAAGATGCAGACAAAATCTTCCAGTTAAGACGTTCGGTATCTGACTCAGCAATTCTTAAGAGTACCTCTAAAGCCCTCTGAATCAATTTGCGGTGAGGATGGCTAGCGAGATTAGATAATAATTTGTCTAGCTGCTGGTCTAAAATTGCTGAATTATTAGAAGATAAATCCATAATAAGGGTGAGAAAGACCTTTGATCCTCAACTATTGTAGCTACATAGAGAAAACTCTTGTCGAAGCAAACTACTTGTGCTTCTAAATCCAATTAAGCAAGTATTTTTTGAGTAATACCAGTTCTCGCGCATTAGTTGAAGAGATGAAGCTCAAAAGAGCGCGATCGCTAACCTAACAAAAACTTAGACATGGCTGACAAGCAAATCAATCATTTATGGACTTTTCTACACCAAGATCTAAGATGTTATAAGATAGCAAAACTCTCCTGACTTCTGACTTTTTATGGCGATCGCGCTCTAGGGAAATTTTTGACTGTTGAAGGTTGTTAAACAAAAAATTAGCTCCAGCTCAAATCTCCAGGAAGAATTGCTGAAGCTACAATTACGATTGGTCAGAAAGATCAAATTAAAGATATTTTTCTAATGTACTTGCCAAAGTAGTTTTTGGCACTGCTCCCACTACCATATCTACGCGCTGACCATCTTTAAAAATCATTAGGGTAGGAATACTACGAATACCATACTGGCTGGCAACCTGGGGGTTTTCGTCTGTGTTTAGTTTAACTACCTTAATTTGTCCTTCGTATTGCTCGGCAATTTCGTCGACTACTGGCGCAACCATACGGCAAGGACCGCACCAAGGCGCCCAAAAGTCTACTAATACTGGAACTGAACTTTCTAAAACTTGTTCTGGAAAACTTGCATCTGTTACTGGCGCAGCTGATGATGACATACTTGTTAAATCCTAAATGACCACAAATCCTTTTCAATAATATAGGATTCTACCACGGTCAATGATGAACACTATGTAAAACAACTAGACTTTACATCTAAAGTAATAATTTTTCACTTGCAAGACTTAACATTTGTAAGTGAGAATTCCCCCTCAAAGCGACGTAACGGAGTTTAGTGGGGGATGATAACGAACTAGAACTAG of Coleofasciculaceae cyanobacterium contains these proteins:
- a CDS encoding LOG family protein, with translation MDLSSNNSAILDQQLDKLLSNLASHPHRKLIQRALEVLLRIAESDTERLNWKILSASLEDLEQGFQKFYPYRHTRKIAIFGSARTSPQQAEYKMAVDFARGMTQAGFMVITGAGGGIMQAGNEGAGRANSFGLNIKLPFEQGANPLINGDDKLINFKYFFTRKLFFLRESDAIALFPGGFGTQDEAFETLTLCQTGKYGPVPLLLIDRPGGDYWHSWNDYICSQLKDKGLISPEDPSLYTITDRLDVAYQTIKNFYRVYHSSRYVGKVFVMRLNLELSDRAVEGLNQEFADILSQGEIRKSIALPEEKKDSETIDLPRLTFYFNQKSLGRLHQLIAKINLLGDSSEATKHPELK
- the trxA gene encoding thioredoxin, coding for MSSSAAPVTDASFPEQVLESSVPVLVDFWAPWCGPCRMVAPVVDEIAEQYEGQIKVVKLNTDENPQVASQYGIRSIPTLMIFKDGQRVDMVVGAVPKTTLASTLEKYL